One segment of Halomarina pelagica DNA contains the following:
- a CDS encoding GAF domain-containing protein, with protein MSPPDDPSSEPHYTTSDHLETQNTLQTAWQTHPNGNTNTGGGSSFSFPEQATPIQIAYLDGSGFAEQIAATLDNQDDLSVMLPAPDELIDSTTVAHLDCIVSEYDLPNTELTGLDILEAVRHDYPHLPFLLFTGSSAALAERAIDADVTAYLRKDGPDQTRRLAHRIKTAVKTRYQVLQQQHSTSLTSVSTDGGSGAPQREQVLATLRETTHQLFEVTTKSEMSHIAVDAAREVLAFPIMGIHLYEESSGSLQPAAGTTEATELFDGLPSFSETGTPSIAWRVFAEGEPVYMGDVTTQDDVYNTETPIRSEILLPLGDHGVMIIGLPEQDAFTDEDIEFAELLATYVESAFDRIDQTQQLQEHRREVQHLTRLQTVMREIEQAILEEPTRSGVEQAVCDRLTAVDPYAFAWISEPAIVTETVTPRTWAHTGEEETASYLTNLDIRVAETVSTHPASTAFHTGEVYAHQCLADRPDSDDEYPNWCQELLTRGYQATCAVPLTYSGTTHGVLTIDAVQPHAFDDQEQEILAQLGETIGYAMTAIKRREALISEGMTELEFNLTPTTTAESSSDASTFPLFYRLAANTDSDVTLDRATTCEDGAYSALYSIGGTSPEEIETFVSDVSAVLESRVLAADETQPSCFIELTLSEDWFGSLFYDRGAVVRASTADCRPETEQTGRLIVELPPEGDVRLLAEAFEQVCPTADLVARRDERQSTQTLAELEAALKMTDRQREVLETAYYSGYFETPRETTGEELADGLDIAQSTLNKHLRVAERKALSQFFERDS; from the coding sequence ATGTCCCCGCCTGACGATCCCTCGTCGGAGCCTCACTACACGACGTCTGACCACCTCGAGACCCAAAATACCCTTCAGACGGCTTGGCAGACCCACCCCAACGGAAATACTAATACTGGCGGAGGTTCCAGCTTTTCGTTCCCCGAACAGGCAACTCCAATCCAAATCGCATACCTCGACGGCTCGGGATTCGCCGAGCAAATCGCGGCTACCCTCGACAACCAGGACGACCTCTCGGTGATGCTTCCCGCTCCCGACGAGCTCATCGACTCAACCACCGTCGCACACCTTGACTGTATCGTGAGTGAGTACGACCTCCCGAATACGGAGCTCACTGGTCTCGATATCCTCGAAGCGGTTCGACACGACTATCCCCATCTCCCGTTCTTGCTCTTCACTGGGTCGTCAGCGGCTCTCGCGGAACGCGCAATCGATGCAGACGTCACTGCATATCTCCGTAAGGATGGGCCCGACCAAACGAGACGTCTTGCACACCGTATCAAAACTGCTGTCAAAACTCGATATCAGGTACTCCAGCAGCAGCACAGTACATCGTTGACGTCTGTGTCCACGGACGGGGGGTCAGGGGCACCACAGCGTGAACAAGTGCTCGCCACGCTCCGCGAGACGACACACCAGCTCTTTGAGGTGACGACGAAATCCGAGATGAGTCACATCGCTGTCGACGCAGCTCGGGAGGTACTCGCCTTCCCTATCATGGGGATTCATCTCTACGAAGAGTCCTCCGGATCACTGCAGCCAGCGGCAGGCACAACCGAAGCGACCGAGCTGTTCGATGGGCTCCCATCGTTCTCCGAGACAGGCACACCCAGTATTGCGTGGCGTGTCTTCGCCGAGGGTGAGCCGGTCTACATGGGAGACGTCACGACACAAGACGATGTCTACAATACTGAAACACCGATTCGGAGTGAGATTCTCCTCCCGCTCGGCGACCACGGGGTAATGATCATCGGACTTCCAGAACAGGATGCCTTCACGGACGAGGATATCGAGTTCGCCGAACTGCTCGCCACGTACGTCGAATCAGCCTTCGATCGAATCGACCAAACACAGCAGCTCCAAGAACACCGACGTGAGGTCCAGCATCTGACGCGTCTCCAGACGGTTATGCGGGAGATCGAGCAGGCAATCCTCGAGGAACCCACGCGTAGTGGCGTCGAACAGGCTGTCTGTGATCGACTGACAGCAGTTGATCCCTACGCCTTTGCTTGGATTAGCGAACCCGCAATCGTCACCGAGACCGTCACACCCCGAACGTGGGCACACACGGGCGAGGAGGAGACCGCAAGCTATCTGACGAATCTCGACATTCGCGTTGCTGAAACCGTCTCAACTCATCCTGCGAGTACCGCTTTTCACACGGGAGAGGTTTATGCGCATCAGTGCCTTGCTGACCGCCCTGACAGTGACGACGAGTATCCAAACTGGTGTCAGGAACTACTCACCCGCGGCTATCAGGCAACGTGTGCGGTCCCGCTCACCTACAGTGGCACGACTCACGGTGTGTTGACGATCGATGCTGTTCAGCCGCATGCGTTCGACGACCAGGAGCAAGAAATCCTCGCCCAGCTCGGCGAGACGATTGGCTACGCGATGACGGCGATCAAGCGACGGGAGGCGCTCATCTCTGAAGGGATGACGGAGCTTGAATTCAATCTTACACCGACAACCACAGCCGAATCATCGTCCGATGCATCCACTTTTCCTCTGTTTTACCGGCTGGCTGCAAACACCGATAGTGACGTCACGCTCGACCGTGCGACGACCTGTGAGGACGGTGCGTACAGCGCTCTCTATTCGATTGGGGGGACGTCCCCCGAAGAGATCGAAACGTTTGTCTCCGATGTCTCTGCGGTTCTCGAGAGTCGGGTCCTGGCAGCCGATGAAACTCAACCTAGTTGCTTCATCGAACTCACGCTCTCGGAGGACTGGTTCGGGTCGCTCTTCTATGATCGCGGTGCTGTCGTTCGAGCCTCGACTGCAGATTGTCGTCCGGAAACGGAGCAGACGGGGAGGCTTATCGTCGAATTGCCGCCGGAGGGTGATGTTCGTCTTCTTGCGGAGGCCTTTGAGCAAGTGTGTCCAACAGCCGATCTGGTCGCTCGACGCGATGAGCGACAGTCAACACAGACTCTCGCGGAGTTAGAGGCTGCGCTCAAAATGACCGATCGCCAGCGCGAGGTGCTGGAAACAGCCTACTATTCAGGGTACTTCGAGACGCCGCGTGAGACGACGGGCGAAGAACTCGCTGATGGGCTCGATATCGCCCAGTCAACACTGAACAAACATCTTCGCGTCGCCGAGCGCAAGGCGCTGAGCCAGTTCTTTGAACGTGACAGCTAA
- a CDS encoding VirB4 family type IV secretion system protein: MPLVKTLLERFTDIEVDDETETFEDGTEHHARMVAPSSVKLESDAVQSNDHWVKTLLITEWPDTANPGHLDAITTHPSADVGLSIHATPRSTDQAITEVENAIRDLETVRRGKQDNGDPSIGLTERRIREHEEVLDQLTNGSQTIFDTSVYLPVRGETKDQVEKRCQRIRTELEKQQLTVRSIDYDQSDGLVSASPIAKDAVSEWLPSATTPMLGDALGSLFPFSASTVIEKSGVLYGYHATTDAPVIVDRYQRPNGYNILAAAKIGSGKSVTAKLLNLREVAKDPETILIMVDPLEGFRSLADELNAEHIVIGGRRQLNPLEIEQTPQRVLNATRDLDPYGQRTSSVMGFFATYFAHIDSTGEGLNKQEHAILSDAVHEAYRRQGIDKDPATHSNESPTILDVFAILGEMAEDMPTFIDDAASDLTDVTSKEADRWEGRAADLRIAMRPFTGDGEFANLAGQSEISLEGEKVTYLDLQQGEADREIALMLQLLFDTVYERAKQTDKRVILAIDEAHYLMQSEGSLDWLERAYRHSRHHDLSVHLVTQEMSDFFVHEKAEVLANESSIKILQRLPGLSEAHRKKLGLTAREAEFLRSAKPGTRERGYSHALVCVEDKGRYPVKVTALPEEMEIVDPPEDDSEPDGAPDSEVYA; this comes from the coding sequence ATGCCGCTCGTAAAAACGCTCCTTGAGCGCTTCACCGATATCGAGGTCGACGACGAGACCGAGACGTTCGAAGACGGCACCGAGCACCACGCGCGAATGGTTGCCCCTTCGAGCGTGAAACTCGAATCGGATGCCGTCCAATCAAACGACCACTGGGTGAAGACGCTACTGATTACCGAATGGCCGGACACCGCCAATCCGGGGCATCTTGATGCAATCACCACGCATCCGAGCGCTGACGTCGGCCTCTCGATTCACGCGACGCCACGAAGCACCGATCAGGCAATCACCGAGGTCGAGAACGCGATTCGTGACCTCGAAACCGTTCGTCGCGGCAAACAGGATAACGGTGACCCCTCGATTGGTCTGACCGAACGTCGGATCCGGGAGCACGAGGAGGTACTCGATCAGCTCACGAATGGCTCGCAGACGATTTTCGATACTTCAGTTTACCTCCCGGTTCGGGGCGAGACGAAAGACCAGGTCGAGAAACGCTGCCAGCGTATTCGCACGGAACTCGAAAAGCAGCAGCTCACAGTCCGGTCTATTGACTACGACCAGTCCGATGGACTCGTGAGTGCGAGCCCGATCGCGAAGGATGCTGTCAGCGAGTGGTTGCCGAGTGCGACGACTCCGATGCTTGGCGATGCACTCGGGTCGCTTTTCCCCTTCTCGGCGTCCACCGTCATCGAAAAATCAGGCGTCCTCTACGGCTATCACGCGACGACGGATGCGCCAGTCATCGTCGACCGCTATCAGCGCCCGAACGGCTACAACATCCTTGCCGCTGCGAAAATCGGTTCCGGGAAGTCCGTCACGGCGAAGCTGTTGAATCTCCGTGAAGTGGCGAAGGACCCCGAGACGATCCTCATCATGGTCGATCCGCTGGAGGGCTTTCGAAGCCTCGCAGACGAACTCAACGCCGAGCACATCGTGATTGGGGGGCGACGGCAGCTCAACCCGCTCGAAATCGAACAGACGCCACAGCGCGTCCTCAACGCCACTCGCGACCTGGACCCGTACGGGCAGCGGACCTCCAGCGTGATGGGTTTCTTCGCGACGTATTTCGCCCACATCGACAGCACTGGTGAGGGTCTCAACAAGCAGGAACATGCCATTCTCAGTGACGCCGTTCACGAAGCCTATCGCCGCCAGGGCATCGACAAGGACCCCGCTACGCACAGCAACGAGAGTCCGACGATTCTCGACGTGTTCGCTATCCTCGGGGAGATGGCGGAGGACATGCCCACGTTCATCGACGACGCTGCCTCGGACCTCACGGACGTCACGTCGAAGGAGGCCGACCGCTGGGAGGGTCGAGCGGCAGACCTCCGAATCGCGATGCGGCCGTTTACGGGTGATGGTGAGTTCGCGAACCTCGCTGGCCAATCCGAGATTAGCCTAGAGGGCGAGAAGGTCACCTATCTCGATCTCCAGCAAGGCGAAGCTGACCGTGAGATTGCGTTGATGTTGCAACTGTTGTTCGATACAGTCTACGAGCGGGCCAAGCAGACGGACAAGCGGGTGATTCTGGCAATCGACGAGGCGCACTACCTCATGCAGAGTGAGGGCTCACTCGACTGGCTGGAACGAGCCTACCGTCACTCCCGGCATCACGATCTGAGCGTCCACCTCGTCACACAGGAGATGAGCGATTTCTTCGTCCACGAGAAGGCCGAAGTCCTCGCCAATGAGTCCTCGATCAAGATTCTCCAGCGGCTCCCAGGACTCTCAGAGGCCCATCGGAAGAAGCTGGGGTTGACCGCTCGTGAGGCGGAGTTCCTCCGGAGTGCGAAACCAGGGACGCGAGAGCGAGGCTACAGTCACGCACTGGTCTGTGTCGAGGACAAGGGGCGATACCCGGTAAAGGTGACCGCACTCCCCGAAGAGATGGAGATTGTCGATCCTCCCGAGGACGATTCGGAGCCTGACGGAGCACCTGATTCGGAGGTGTATGCATGA
- a CDS encoding HFX_2341 family transcriptional regulator domain-containing protein produces MTDHVHYIPVGFDFERLIQPISQGADLPADRVILLHSSPKDDNSEAGELAERMAARLAEAFDKILGIPTTQEQVDIQDIYEYETMFEYAYLSFLEELDAGNHVYVNISSMPRTVAFAFATAASTLVAESSELREQLHTYYVAPRQYLVLDLIEELEREHDFLEERLSERGDLEMEKRAERLSELMDEVRNYGVTRGAEPMNGNLHVEFPAPPVADLREFEELILEFLHAHGATASTSKLATELASTLEIEYDSSFQSRVQYNVRELESKGYIIRTPEGNRYRTDLTKIGKLWANTHL; encoded by the coding sequence ATGACAGACCACGTCCATTATATCCCGGTCGGGTTTGATTTCGAGCGGCTCATTCAACCCATCTCACAAGGAGCTGATCTCCCCGCTGATCGTGTTATTTTATTGCATTCTTCACCGAAGGATGACAACTCAGAGGCTGGTGAACTTGCGGAACGAATGGCAGCGCGTCTTGCTGAAGCATTCGATAAAATATTGGGTATTCCAACAACTCAAGAACAGGTTGATATTCAAGATATCTACGAATATGAGACGATGTTCGAATACGCCTATCTCTCGTTTTTAGAGGAGCTCGATGCGGGGAACCATGTTTATGTGAACATCTCATCGATGCCACGAACCGTTGCTTTTGCTTTCGCAACGGCTGCCAGTACGCTCGTTGCTGAGTCCTCTGAACTCCGGGAGCAACTCCATACGTACTACGTGGCGCCGCGACAGTACTTGGTGCTGGATCTTATTGAGGAACTTGAACGCGAGCATGATTTCTTGGAAGAGCGGCTGTCAGAACGTGGTGATTTAGAAATGGAAAAACGAGCTGAACGCCTTTCGGAACTTATGGACGAAGTTCGGAATTATGGCGTAACGCGAGGTGCGGAGCCGATGAATGGCAATCTTCACGTGGAATTTCCCGCACCACCTGTCGCTGATCTCCGTGAGTTCGAAGAACTAATTCTCGAGTTTCTGCATGCTCATGGTGCGACTGCGTCGACATCGAAGCTAGCGACGGAGTTAGCTTCGACTCTGGAGATCGAATATGACTCTTCGTTTCAAAGCCGAGTGCAGTACAATGTCCGGGAACTCGAATCAAAGGGCTACATCATTCGGACACCAGAAGGAAATCGGTATCGTACAGATCTTACGAAGATTGGAAAACTATGGGCTAACACTCATCTCTAA
- a CDS encoding nucleotidyltransferase domain-containing protein: MGNTYRSSFDSGSETDETDHRLPDELLDDDQQEITDVEAPEEEEGGVDQEFSPAERQNHQHGGGGSPTGAVGHGASIDVDTEESGTEVEEDHLEEVDEENANENTEEEELPDAGKNESGLLSPVIEGVLELARGQTTLDTSGRGIPGSKLKSWSKSGPRRTPKETCDRLRRTLNTSEELTERAGVEYRVYLQGSYKNHTNIHGDSDVDIVIQLTSPYRADSDRWLANGDNIAKNGSRVEYGFEDFKADVVAALRKRYGHDAVTVDDKAIKLHARDSTLRIDADIVVSQRYRPDNGPEAMWFRSSSNRAVVNYPERHYRNGAEKNRETDGRYRETVRMFKRARTYLIKKGRISKDNVPSYFLECLLYNVPNKAYTENHQERYVSIVNHLNNNKINLQQFTCQNGQQDLFGSQSTQWDERKAKRFIRELIRLYQNWYDY, encoded by the coding sequence ATGGGTAACACGTATCGAAGCTCGTTTGACTCGGGTAGCGAAACAGACGAGACGGATCACCGTCTCCCGGACGAGCTGCTCGATGATGATCAACAGGAAATCACCGACGTCGAAGCACCAGAGGAGGAAGAAGGAGGCGTCGATCAGGAATTCTCACCGGCAGAACGACAAAATCATCAACACGGTGGTGGAGGTAGTCCGACCGGCGCTGTCGGCCACGGCGCTTCCATAGATGTTGACACTGAGGAAAGCGGTACCGAGGTGGAAGAGGATCATTTAGAAGAGGTGGATGAAGAGAACGCTAATGAGAACACAGAGGAAGAGGAATTACCCGATGCTGGCAAAAACGAATCGGGGCTGCTCAGTCCAGTCATCGAGGGTGTACTTGAACTCGCTCGCGGCCAGACCACACTCGATACATCCGGTCGAGGGATTCCAGGATCGAAACTCAAGTCGTGGTCAAAGTCAGGACCAAGGCGTACACCGAAAGAAACGTGCGACCGCCTTCGTCGGACTCTGAACACAAGCGAGGAGCTCACTGAACGCGCTGGTGTCGAATATCGCGTATACCTCCAAGGGTCGTACAAGAACCACACAAACATCCACGGTGACAGCGACGTCGACATCGTAATCCAGCTGACGTCGCCATACCGTGCTGATAGCGACCGCTGGCTCGCAAACGGCGACAACATTGCGAAGAATGGATCACGGGTCGAGTACGGATTTGAGGACTTCAAGGCCGACGTGGTTGCTGCCCTCCGAAAACGCTACGGTCACGATGCCGTCACAGTTGACGACAAGGCAATCAAACTACACGCCAGAGATTCGACACTGCGTATTGATGCAGATATCGTCGTTAGCCAGCGTTATCGGCCTGATAATGGCCCCGAGGCAATGTGGTTCCGCTCATCGTCGAACCGAGCAGTCGTAAACTATCCTGAACGCCATTATCGAAACGGCGCCGAGAAAAACCGCGAGACGGATGGTCGATACCGTGAGACGGTGCGGATGTTCAAGCGCGCTCGTACGTACCTGATTAAGAAAGGTCGGATCTCGAAGGATAACGTACCGTCATACTTCCTTGAGTGCTTGCTCTACAACGTACCGAACAAAGCCTACACCGAGAACCACCAGGAGCGGTACGTTAGCATTGTGAATCACCTCAATAACAACAAAATCAATCTGCAGCAGTTTACCTGCCAAAACGGGCAGCAGGACTTGTTCGGTTCACAGTCGACGCAATGGGATGAGCGCAAGGCAAAGCGATTCATCCGCGAGCTGATCCGGCTGTATCAGAACTGGTACGACTACTAA
- a CDS encoding nucleotidyltransferase domain-containing protein: protein MPIPESQLETWTNYESAAITSAKETHEKIRETLADPDCILQQDDREFITKLQGSYANTTLVHGSGDVDILVKLTESYRRDLSGLKTTERERYLEHRTSASYGWSEFRRDVISVLEGKYGANAITEGEKCLEVEASSLPLPADVVVCQQYRQYRGYQYIGDDDYEEGIVFWTQDGTEIVNFPQQHIDNGATKNDSTDGRFKPTVRMFKNARNKLADDGEIDKSTAPSYFIECLLYNIPASEYTANLQDRFTSILLYPVESDLELSDYQCQNEIQSLFGTETTQWTPEAFIEFYAALVDLWENW, encoded by the coding sequence ATGCCGATTCCGGAATCCCAGCTTGAGACGTGGACAAACTACGAAAGCGCCGCAATCACATCTGCAAAAGAGACTCACGAGAAAATCCGTGAAACACTCGCTGACCCAGATTGTATCCTCCAACAGGATGATCGTGAATTTATAACGAAATTACAAGGTTCGTATGCTAATACAACGCTCGTACATGGAAGCGGAGATGTCGACATCCTCGTCAAGCTAACCGAAAGCTACCGACGAGACCTCTCAGGACTCAAAACGACCGAGCGGGAGCGGTATCTGGAGCACCGGACTTCTGCCTCGTACGGCTGGAGCGAGTTCCGTCGCGACGTGATTTCTGTACTTGAAGGAAAATACGGAGCTAACGCGATCACAGAGGGTGAGAAGTGCTTGGAGGTGGAAGCCTCGTCACTCCCCTTGCCAGCAGATGTTGTTGTCTGTCAGCAGTACCGGCAGTACAGAGGGTATCAGTATATCGGCGATGATGACTATGAGGAGGGGATCGTATTCTGGACACAAGATGGTACAGAGATCGTCAATTTCCCTCAGCAGCACATTGACAATGGGGCGACGAAGAACGATTCAACTGATGGCCGTTTCAAGCCGACTGTTCGGATGTTCAAGAACGCGAGGAATAAACTCGCTGACGATGGTGAAATAGACAAGAGTACAGCTCCATCGTACTTCATCGAATGCTTGCTTTACAATATTCCCGCCAGCGAATACACGGCCAATCTCCAAGATCGATTCACTTCGATTCTACTCTATCCTGTTGAGAGCGATTTAGAGCTAAGCGATTACCAGTGTCAAAACGAAATTCAATCACTCTTCGGTACTGAGACGACACAATGGACCCCAGAAGCATTCATTGAATTCTATGCCGCTCTTGTCGATTTGTGGGAAAATTGGTAA